In Hyperolius riggenbachi isolate aHypRig1 chromosome 1, aHypRig1.pri, whole genome shotgun sequence, the genomic window CATGCGAAAGGAAGTGATGATGTGAAAGGAAGTGATGAGACAGGCTAGAGCGATGGCGACAGCAGCAGAGCGCAATGTGGAGCTGGGAGAGCTGGTTGAACAGGTTCATGGCCACCCTGCCATTTGGGACAGTAGCTGCAGGGAATACAGCAACAATGTACGGAAGGCACGCGCTTGGGAGGaagtttgcaaacattttttcgAGCAGTATCCGGAGTATAGTGCATCTACTAGAGACAACATTTGTAAGTACATGATGCGGCTCACTGTATGATCTTATAATACATTGTACctcccactgaatgcattgtacctccccacgggcccaccgaatgcattgtacctccccacgggcccaccgaatgcattgtacctccccacgggcccactgaatgcattgtacctccccacgggcccactgaatgcattgtaacCCCCCCACAAGCCCaccgaatgcattgtacctccccacgggcccaccgaatgcattgtacctccccacgggcccactgaatgcattgtacctccccacgggcccaccgaatgcattgtacctccccacgggcccactgaatgcattgtacctccccacgggcccactgaatgcattgtacctccccacgggcccactgaatgcattgtacctccccacgggcccactgaatgcattgtacctccccacgggcccactgaatgcattgtacctccccacgggcccactgaatgcattgtacctccccacaagCCCaccgaatgcattgtacctccccacgggcccaccgaatgcattgtacctcaccACAAGCCCacagaatgcattgtacctccccacgggcccaccgaatgcattgtacctcatggtaggaccatctgtctgtggctttggtaggctgcttagcttcccccaggccacaggcagatGGTCCCCCATGAGATGATGGACTTTCTCTCCTTCAGCCACAAACCTTGGCCCTCTCAGGCTCTCCGCCTGTGCCTCCTCTCAGGctatcctcctgtgcctcctctcaggctctcctcctgtgactcctactgtgtgagctactgttgtagcacagcatgcacatttatgtgctcccactgtaaacaccatgtggggttgagggggagatggtccatctcctcatggtaggaccatctgtctgtggctttggtaggctgcttagcttccccccaggccacaggcagagtgtcccccatgaggtgatggactttctctccatcagccacaaaccttggccctctcaggctctcctcctgtgcctcctactgtgtgagctactgttgtagcacagcatgcacatttatgtgctcccactgtaaacaccatgtgtgccaagtgtcctcctgtgcctgttGTTAGCACATCAAggctttgtaaatattttttgtacatACAGTTACATATAGTTCATATATGAATAATATTGAAACGGAGAATGTtttctgttaattttttttattaaaaagaaataattcaGAAAAACAATGTCAgtttttactttattcaatgtgtattgcttccccaagggtcactataaccgcatgcttgttcccaaggatttttccgggaagtggcaagtggctattgcttcccaatgctacccgccccaccaccctttacaaagcgagtaagtaagcatcacaatatggaccagcatgccatattttgctgcttccccaagggtcactataaccgcatgcttgttcccaaggatttttccgggaagtggcaagtggctattgcttcccaatgctacccgccccaccaccctttacaaagcgagtaagtaagcatcacaatatggaccagcatgccatattttgctgcttccccaagggtcactataaccgcatgcttgttcccaaggattttccgggaagtggcaagtggctattgcttcccaatgctacccgccccaccaccctttacaaagcgagtaagtaagcatcacaatatggaccagcatgccatattttgctgcttccccaagggtcactataaccgcatgcttgttcccaaggatttttcagggaagtggcaagtggctattgcttcccaatgctaccccgccccaccaccctttacaaagcgagtaagcaagcatcacaatatggaccagcatgccatattttgctgcttccccaagggtcactataaccgcatgcttgttcccaaggatttttccgggaagtggcaagtggctattgcttcccaatgctacccgccccaccaccctttacaaagcgagtaagtaagcatcacaatatggaccagcatgccatattttgctgcttccccaagggtcactataaccgcatgcttgttcccaaggatttttgcgggaagtggcaagtggctattgcttcccaatgctacccgccccaccaccctttacaaagcgagtaagtaagcatcacaatatggaccagcatgccatattttgctgcttccccaagggtcactataaccgcatgcttgttcccaaggatttttgcgggaagtggcaagtggctattgcttcccaatgctacccgccccaccaccctttacaaagcgagtaagtaagcatcacaatatggaccagcatgccatattttgctgcttccccaaggcccactataaccgcatgcttgttcccaaggatttttccaGGAAGTGGCATGCGGCTATTACAGGCAACATGCAGTAAGAAAACATACAACCATACAATtcacaggggggaaaaaaaaagaaaatttttttttgaatTAAATCTGGCTATATTGAAAGGGGTCTTCTCCCACAGAAGATACAAAATAGTTCACAAATTTGTCACGGACAGTTCCAGCTGCTGAGGTGTGACGTACGAAGCTGCCAGTGTGATCTGTGAAGGCCGCATCCACAATTTCATCGTAATTCACACCTTCCTTTTCACGAACAAAGTTGTGCAGTACACATGCTGCTTTTACAACATTGTCTACATGGTCAGGGGTCATCACCAGAGTGCTGTGGAAAACCCGCCATTTGTTAGACAACACTCCAAACACACACTCCACAAAACGGCGGGCTTTGGTGAGACGGTAATTAAACACCTTCTTCTTTGTGTCCAGATCTCTCTTTGGGTATGGCTTCATCAAATTGACATAAAGTGCAAAGGCTTCATCTCCGACCATCACATGTGGCATTGGTTCCCCATGTTCCTGGATTGGTTTAGGCCCCGGAAGGTTCAAAGTACCATTGTACAACCGGCTGCCAATGAGAGACGATCGGAAGATGTTGGAATCTGCAGTACTGCCATAGGATCCTACATCAATCGTCAGAAACTTATAGTTGGCATCGACAACTGCCATGAGCATCactgaaaagtacttcttatagtTGTAGTACCGTGATCCAGAACCACTTGGAAGTTGTATCCGAATATGTTTTCCATCCACGGCACCAACACAATTTGGAAACTTGGCCTTTTTAAGGAAGGAGTCTGCAGCATCCTTCCACAACTGCTCAGTCGGTGAAGGCATGAAGATTGGCTGCAAGACTTCCCATATCTTCTGGCACGTGTCGTGAACAATCCCTTGCACAGTTGATCTACCCAAACGAAACTGGTAGTGTAAAGAGGCAAAAGTCTCACCCGTAGCAAGGAATCtagaaaaatgggaaaaaaatttagccttcacaaacacaaaaaaacacttgtaacacACAGCGAATAAACTACATACATTAGGTGTACTCACCGCAGTGTCACCAGGAGACGCTCAGCAGGACTCACTGGTGAACGCATGTTGGTATGCTGCCTCTGAAGGGAAGGAGATAGCAGGACCAACAGCTCGTCAAAGGAATCCACGGTCATCCGCACGTAGCCAAAGAAACGAGCAGGATGCCTTCTGAGATCGTGGGAAAGGGACATAAATGCACCTCTACTGGATCTCTCTGCAACAATAGGATGAACCCACAGCCTCCCAGCACTCACCCTGTGACCCGTCGGAGGCCTCGACAGAAGCGCCCTGAGAGTCACAAGCTTCAGCTGAACAAGGCAAGCCTGAATCTCATCCATATCTCCAGCAAGAAAAACGCAATTCACAAAACAAACCAGAGCTCTGGGCAAAGTATGTCACCAGCACTCGGAGTACAGGAAGTACAaaggtatttccgcttcctgcagACACATAACCAAGTCCTTTCACTTTAAAAACGCCCACTTCCTGTAAAAGCCAGCAAAAGCCAAGAGAACGCAACGCTAGCAAACGCTACTACATGAAAGCTAATAAAAGCCTTTAAACGCTTAGCAGTTAAACGCTAgcgttcttgaaaaaaaaacgcGGGCGTTTGAACGCGGCGTTTAAAAACGctccgcagacgtccgtctgaaccagccctaaagctgttactgaacagctactgtaacaaaaaacgcctggcaaaccgctctgaagtgccgtttttcagagcggtttgcggttttcctatacttaacattgaggcagaaacgcatccgcaatccaaaatctgcagcagcccggtagtatgcgtttctgcaaaacgcctcccgctctggtgtgcaccagcccattgaaatacattaccctagcggatccgcacccgcaagcagatcgcaaacagcagcggaaacgctccggtgtgcactaggcctacgtGTCATCTATGTAGGAAGgggttatttacagtaagagGGGTTAAAATATGGAATATCTGACCTCAGGCACTAGCTAtatcaaactctatatctgcatttaaggtGGGCTTGGATGATTTCCTTGCActgaaggacatccatggctataattcttAAGTATTCCAGGCAGATTTGATCCAAGGATTTATCTGGAGTTGGCAAGGATTtgttttccttttaacctccctagagttctggacgagctgagctcgtccagagacgctagatGGCACTGCTCAGACCCTGGTGGGccggttttgataaaaaaaaatttcaaacacgcagctagcactttgctagctgcgtgtttgctccgATCGCCGCCAACTCGCCGCTACCCAACGCAAAGCAGGGCCTCcctgcagaccccgtgcgcagcctggtggatcgggagtccctgtgatgtcacgacgtcgatgacgtcactccgttcgtcgccatggcgacggggagaagccctaaaggaaatcccgttcagaatgggatttccttatgggcgtgatcgccggcggcgatcggaagggagggagggagcaggaaggggagaatcatgtaggctaggctagctacatgatactttagggcttcccccgtcgccatggcgaactAAACTCAGTACTGAGCCATGTGGGactccactgctaacagtttcccattttgagtatgagccATTTACATTTGCCCTTTGCATTCTGTCCCTTAGCCAGTTCTGTCCATGTATACTCTGTCCATGTTCATACATTCCCCCTAGTCATTCCCAAGccgtgtgccgcgacacattcatgtgtcgcggcagcatcACATATGTGTCGcccgctctgtctctccctgcttCTGCCAGTCTCTGCTCCATCTGTAATTAGAGCAGTGCTACAAGAAGATGGCCACCGATGTCCACAAAGGCGGACATCGgctgccattttcttgtagcaatCTGACTACAGATGGAGAGAAAGCGGGGAGAAGCAGGGAAAGAAGACGCTTGtgacggaggaggagagagggctgCCGGGTACATAGAGGAAGCGGACGCCAGCTCAGAAGGATACACAAGTGGCGGCCGCAAAAATGGAGTGGGAAGCAGGCGGCCCACTTACCTGcctaaactatactgaaggcaactatacttactacccatactggggcatctatactacccatactggggcatctatgctacccatactggggcacctatacttacagtactagggcagctatactacctatactggggcagctatactacccatactggggcagctatactacctatactggggcagctatactacccatactggggcagctatactacctatactggggcagctatactacctatactgaggcagctatactacccacacTGGGGCAGATATACTACTCATACCGGAGCAgctataccacctatactggggcagctatactacccatactggggcctctatactacccatactggggcaactatattacccatactggggcagctatactacctttactgggacagctatactaAGGCAgttgtactacctatactgaggcagctatactacctatactggcgcatctatactacccatactaggTTTACTATATTACCCATACTAGGGTAGCTattctacctgtactggggcagctatactgcctatactagggcagttatgctacctatactggggcagttatgctacctatagtggggcaggtatactgcctatactggggcagctatactacctatactggggaactatactacctatactggggcagctatacttcccatactggggcaactagattacctatactggggaagctatactggggcagctatactacctatactggggaactatactacctatactggggcagttatactacctatactggggcgtcTATACTAcccatattggggcaactatattacctatactggggcaactatactacctatactggggaactattctacctggtgaaatgggagatttgcatcatggatgtgcagacaATAAATCTGTAGAAACTGTGTTATGCTATCATGTCAATGTGGACCAAAATCTCAGGAATGCCATGAAGTATAACGCAAAAAAGGGGTTAAACTCAGTACTAACACGATGTACAGCAAAGAGGGAAGCAAAATATTTCAATTTTCCTGTCAATGTATTTCTTTTGTTaatttattagcataccatttggt contains:
- the LOC137561689 gene encoding uncharacterized protein — translated: MTVDSFDELLVLLSPSLQRQHTNMRSPVSPAERLLVTLRFLATGETFASLHYQFRLGRSTVQGIVHDTCQKIWEVLQPIFMPSPTEQLWKDAADSFLKKAKFPNCVGAVDGKHIRIQLPSGSGSRYYNYKKYFSVMLMAVVDANYKFLTIDVGSYGSTADSNIFRSSLIGSRLYNGTLNLPGPKPIQEHGEPMPHVMVGDEAFALYVNLMKPYPKRDLDTKKKVFNYRLTKARRFVECVFGVLSNKWRVFHSTLVMTPDHVDNVVKAACVLHNFVREKEGVNYDEIVDAAFTDHTGSFVRHTSAAGTVRDKFVNYFVSSVGEDPFQYSQI